The genomic region CTGACTTTTTACGCCAGTGTCGCGATAAGCATTGTCGTACCAGCCGGCGAGGCTCAGGCGTGCGCCCCACTCGTTCAAGTATGAAAAATCGACTTCGGTAAACAGATCGACCCGATTTGTCACGATGTCGTGTTTGCCGAACTTGCCGTCGGATTCGTCGTAGGTAGGGTTATTCATGATGTGACTGTCCTGGCCATCCATACGCATGCCCAGGTTGTAACGCACGGTGTTGTCCCAACGCAGGCGGTAGTCGGGGTTACTCAGGTCGAACGAAACTGCGTGGGCACAGCTCATGCCGCTGAGCACCGCCAGCGCGACAGCGCTACGGCTGAACACCTGCCGACCGTGCTTGGTCATGTCTTTCATACGAGCCACCTTTTATTTTTATTTTTCAGTCGTTTATGTGAGATCGGTAGAACGCTTTCTGCTGTATTGCGGGCAGGTGTCGCGCACCTTGCCCCAAGCGCCTCAGCCCTATCTGTCCAACTTCCCAACAGCTGCAGGCCCAGCGGCTTGGAAATCAAATTAACCGAGAAAAACAAATAATTCCATATAAAGATTTCAATTCTATATTCAGAATCACAAGCTTCAGTACCCCATCGGTTCACACCTTCACAACCTACAGAGCTCGGCACATCCACGCAGACATATTGCACATAAAAAACTTAACTGTTCAATTGTGTTTTGATCCGGCGTCGGTTTGCGTTCTAATGGGCCTTGCCGGACGCGGCCGCCGCGTCGTCGCAACGCCCATAAAAACAAGAGGAAAAAGCCGCGAATGAACATCGATCTGAGGGGAAAACGAGTCATCATCACGGGTGCTTCAAGGGGCATCGGCCTTGCTATAGCAAGCGCGTTCGCCCTTGAAGGTGCTCGTGTAGCGATTTGCGCGCGCAGCCAGGATGCCGTCGACGCCGCCGCCGCCAAATTGCGCGAATCTGCCGAACAGGTGCTGGCGCGCGTTGTGGATGTCACCGACACACAGGGTGTTCAACACTTCGTCAGTGAAGTGGCCGAGGCATGGGGTGGCGTGGACATTTTGGTCAATAACGCCGGTCAAGGGCGTGGCGGCAGCCTCGAAACGCTCACCCCGGAGGCCATTCTTGAACACGCAAATGTGCTGCAAATGGGCCATTTCCGTTTCGTCCAGGCGGTAGTGCCGCATATGCGCAAGCAGCAGTGGGGGCGGATTATCGAAATCAATGCGCTCGCCGGCACGGTCCCGACGCCGGACGGCATTCCCTCGGTGATCAACCGCGCTTCGTGTATCGCCCTCTCGCGCTCACTGGGAATGTCCCTGGCCAAGGACAACATCCTGGTCAACAGCCTGAACATGGGTTGGATCGACACTGGCCAGTGGGACCGCCATTACCGGGAAATGGGGCCCGGGGTCAGCCGCGAAGAGTTTGACGCGATGGTGCTCAAAGTGGTGCCCATCGGGCGCTACGGCAAACCCGAAGACGTCGCCGGCATGGTGTTGTTCCTGTCCAGCGAGTACGCCAGCTTCATCAGTGCGGCGTCCATCGACATCGCTGGCGGCATGGGTGGGCAAATCGCGTATTTCCCAACGCTCAAACGCGATTTCGCACAGGCGGTCAAGGCGCGTAATGCGGCCGATCAATAGTACGGACGCATCCGATGAATAACCTGCTGTTTCCCGTGCTTGCCACGCTGATCTGGGCGGCAAGCACCGTGGTCAATCGGCTCTCCGTGGGCGTGATCGACCCGGCCGCGATTTCGTTCTACCGCTGGCTGGTGGCACTGCTTGTATTGTCGCCGGTGTTGCTGCCCAGAGTGTGGCGCCTGCGTCGCAACATCGTGCCATTGCTGCCCAAACTTGGCGTACTGGGTTTGCTCGGCATGGCGCTGTATCAATCGCTGGCGTATTTTGCCGCGCACACGGTCACTGCAACGTCCATGGGTCTGATCCTGGCGACCCTGCCGCTGCTGACCATGCTGCTGGCGTTTGCGATTCTGCATACCCGCCCCACCCCGTTGATGCTGGTGGGTGCCGGGGTGTCGTTTATCGGCCTGGCGTGGCTGTTGTCGGCCGGTAACCTTTCGTCGCTGTGGCAACAAGGGGTTGGCCGCGGGGAGTTGATGATGCTGCTGGCGTCGCTGTCTTATGCGCTGTATTGCGTGTTGGTCAAGCGTTGGCGTATTCCCTTGCCGACCTGGGAAAGCCTGTACGTGCAGATCGCCTGCGGCACGCTGTTTCTGGTGCCGGCGTTTGTGCTGGCGCCCACGGTTGCCTTGACGCCGGCGAATATCCCGTTGGTGTTGTTCGCTGGTCTGTTCGCCTCGGCGCTGGCGCCAGGGCTGTGGATGCGTGGCCTTGACACCCTCGGCGCGGAAAAAACCGCCGTGCTGATGAACTTGGTGCCGCTGTTTACTGCGGTATTGGCTATTACGCTGTTGGGTGAGACGTTGCATCTGTATCACGCGGTGGGGGGCGGGTTGATTCTGGTGGGTATCTGGCTTACGCAGGGGAAGTAGGTGTCCAGGCAGGCCTGTGGTGAGGGAGCTTGCTCCCGTGGCGGCCTGACAGCCGACCAGGATGTTGGATTTGACCGGGTACATATCCATTTTTGCGGTAACGGCGGCTATGGGTTCCGCTCTTACAGCGGGTGACTTTGGAAAAGCCCCAAAGTAACCAAAGGGCTCTTGCCCCACCACTCGGTGCCTCGCCTAGGCTCAGCATGCCCGAACGCAGGCTTGAATCCGTGGGTAACCCGGCTGGACGCCGGGTTAGCCGTCCTGGGCCAGGGAAGGCCCAGGACGGCGGCCCAAGGATTCAAGCCTGCGTTCGGCCAGCGTGGTTGACGGGGCGCTTGAGATCAAGATCCAAAGCAAATCACAGCAAATCACAGCAAATCAGGGGAATATTGGGTGGCTGTGAGGTTGTCACGGGAGCAAGCTCCCTCGCCACAGGTGCCTGGCCTCCCAAGATGGTTATGTAGGGGGCGCAGCCCACGCAGTCAGTAACGTGTCGCGCAGACGCTGGATACCCGCCGGGGCGAGGCCGGTGAAGCGAGCCAGGTAGGGATCGAGCCTGCCGTATTCGGCGTCGATACTGGCGTAGGCAGCCTGCAGATACTCCGGCCTTGCGTCCAGTACCGCATCGATCGCGACTTCGTTTACCGGTTTGCCGACCATGTGTTCGATCGCATTGCCCAGGGCGGTCTGGCGCTGGGTATCGAGTTGATGGAAACGGCGGGCCGACAGGAGGTAGTCGGCCATGATGGTTTCGGGGGCCACGCCTAGGGCATGCAACAGCATGCGCGACCACTACGCCGGTGCGATCCTTGCCCGCGGCGCAATGAATCAGCACCGGCGTGTGCCCACCGACGAGCAATTCGAACACGGCCGCCAAGTGCGGCGCCAGCAGGCTCGGTAGCTGGCGATATACCTCCAGCATCATCTGTCGCGCGCCCTCCTGCGCCGGGTTGGCTGCCAACATGGCCGCAATGGCCGGGTCGGCACGCACATCGCCGCTCACCTCCAGGTGCACATGCCGTGTGACGGTTTCGGGCAAGTCACTGGGGTATCGCTCACGCTCGGCGCCGCTGCGCAGGTCGCACACGGTTTTGAGCCCCATCTGCTGCAGCGCCATCCAATCCTCCACCGTCAGACGATGCAACTGGTCCGCCCGCAGCAGGGTGTCACCCGCGATGCGCCGCCCACCGTAGGCAGGCAGGCCTTTGAGGCTGCGAAAGTTATCCGCGCCCTGCAGGCGCATAGTCGTACTCGGGGTCACAACTCAGGCGTCCAGTTGAGGTTGATAAGCCGGGGCCAATGGCCGCGCATCCTTGCCCAGGATCGGCGTGCGTCGGGGCGTGCGGCCTTCGGTCAAGAGGTTGATGGTGTCCCAGTCCTCGGCAGCCGCGAAAAAGCGCTCAACCATCGGTAAGCCGGTTTGCCCCCAGTCATCCATGTTCGACATCCACGTCTGCATGCCCCACACCGGCAAGCGACACAACTGTTCCCAGGCTGCATCCTGGCCGAGTACGCCCTGCGCGCCCAGGCTGATGAGTTTCTCGCGGTACACCCGCAACAGGCGCTGGGCATCCGCTTGCCGCTCCGCCACGGTCAGCGCGCCGAGCATGAAATACGTCACGTCGCGCCAAGGCCGTCCCCATCGCGCGAGCTGCCAGTCGAGCCAGACGCGCTGGCCATCCGGACGCAGGAAGCTGTTGCCCTGGTGGGCGTCGCCGTGGATCAGGCAACCCGGTGAAGTCTGCTCGCGCTCAAACGCAGCCATTTCATCGAAGGCATGGCTGAACAATTGCGGCGAGTCATACATCCACGACGGCAGTACCCGCTGATATTCCGGCTTGCTCAGGTTCACCTGAATGTAGTTGTACATCCGCAACAGGCCGTCGCAGTCCACCGGGTTGGCCATCGACACCGGCAGCCACGCTTGCTGCTGCAACTGCGCACTGCCCCAGGTCGCGCCATGCAAGGTGGCCAGGGACTCAAGGCCCGCAGCCACACCGTCCACGCCCAGATGATCGGTGCTGTGGCCAAACTGCCCGGCGGCCAGGCCAAGGTCTTCCATGACCACGATGCCTCGACCGCCGCCGTCGGCGTCCCAGTCGGTGAAGTAGGTCTTGGGCAGAGGCGCCTGCGGCCAACTGCTCGCCAAATGATAGAAGCGCGCCTCAAGCTCGCAGATATCGCCGCTTTCAAAGCCCTCGGACCAATTGGACTTCAGGCACAGGTGCGGCGCAATGCCCGCACGCTGGCCCGCGTCATTCAAGGTCAGCCTGGCGCGAAACTTGGTGGTGTGACCGTTACGCACCTGCACCGGCTCGAGCGCCAGCACCTCGACGCCGGGATAACGCGGCTGCAACAGCTGCGTCAGCCACTGCGCCGTAACCTCCTGCAGTTGCCTGGGCAAGCGCCCGTTACGCTGTGGATAGGGGCGCCCGGCCGGTAGGTCCAGCGAGCGTTCGGTCATGACGACACCACCGCCGGCACCTTCAATTTGAGCAGTTCGATGGCGTTGCCGCTGCGGATCCGCTCACGGTCATCGGTGGACAAACCCAGCCCGGCCGTCAGGTCGCCGTGGTCGTAGGCGCCGCCGAAATTGGTGCCGTAGAGCAGGCGGTCAACGCCCACCACTTCGGCCACGCCACGGCGCAGGCCTGGCGCATGTACGTCGAGGTCAAAATAGAAGTTCTGCATATATTCCATCAGCGGCCGCTGGTTGCGCGAGTCCGGCGCCATGGCGCGATTGAGTTCACTCAAGCGGCCCAACTGGAACACCGCCATGCCGCCCGCATGGGTGATGTAGGTTTTCAAGGTGGGAAATACATCCAGCGCGCCGCCGCAGATCAGGTACCAGAAGAACAAGGTTTCATCGACGCAATCGCCAACGATCGAGGTGGTTTCGAATTTGTCGTCGGTGTGTTTTTCGCCCCAATAAATCGATTGGTTAAAGCCGTGCACCATGATGGGCACATCCAGTTGCGTGAGCTTTTCCCACACTGGGAACAGCCGCTCGTCATGCGCCTCCAGCCCGTTGAAATTGGCCCCGCCCACACACACGCCCTTGGCGCCCAGTTGGGTCACCGCACGCTCGATTTCGCGGGCAGCGTTCTCGGGGTCCGCCAGGTTGGCATGGCACCAGAAGTCGAAGTGGTCGGGGTCGGCACGGCAGAATGCGGACAGTTCATCGTTACAAACACGCGCGTATTCGTTGGCGAAGTCACCCGCCCAATACATGAAGCAGTGTGACGGCGTAGACATCACCAGCTTGTCGACACCGCGCTCGGCCATCAGCTTGCGCCGGCTGGCGTGGGTCATGCGCGCCAGGATATTAGCCTGCGCCTCAGCATCGGTGGCCGCCTTGGCGGGTTGTTTGGTACCCAGGGAAAAGTGGCCGACGGTCAGCCCCTGCACCTTCATGAACGGGCCCCAGAATTCGTGACGGTTGAGCATACCTTCGGTCAACAGGTGGGCGTGGACATCAATCAGCATGGCGTTCTCCTTGTTTTTAGTCATCCGGCTTTTAATTATCTGGCCCGGATGAGCCATCAGGCGGATAAAGCATCCGAAATAATATAAACACATTTTTAATATCTGTTCATTTAATTCCCGCAACACAGTGGATTTCACGCAAAAAAAACGGCCCTTTCGGGCCGTAAAAGTGGAGTCGAAGGGTGAATCAGCGCTGGGTTTCCTGGGACACGATGGATTCTGGCTTCATGTCCCGCTCAGTCTCCGGGACGTCATGCACGCGGTAACCGCCCTTCAAACCGTCGTTGAGCAGCGACCACATGCCCTTGTTGAAGTCGTAGCTGACGTTCTTGACGGTATAGGGGATGACTTTGTCGTACAGCTGCACTCCGCTGAGGAACAACGCGCGGTACAGCACCCCGCCCTGGTCCCAGGCGTCGTACAAGCCGGCACCGTAGGTGTCTTCATCCAGGTAGTAAGTGCGTTTGCTGTAGACGTGGCGCTTGCCCGGTTTGAGCGTGGCTTCCACCACCCACACCCGGTGCAGTTCCCAGCGTTCGCACGCGGGATTGGCGTGGTGCGCGAGGAACTGTTCGTCCTGGCCACAGCTGAAATA from Pseudomonas synxantha harbors:
- a CDS encoding amidohydrolase family protein; the encoded protein is MLIDVHAHLLTEGMLNRHEFWGPFMKVQGLTVGHFSLGTKQPAKAATDAEAQANILARMTHASRRKLMAERGVDKLVMSTPSHCFMYWAGDFANEYARVCNDELSAFCRADPDHFDFWCHANLADPENAAREIERAVTQLGAKGVCVGGANFNGLEAHDERLFPVWEKLTQLDVPIMVHGFNQSIYWGEKHTDDKFETTSIVGDCVDETLFFWYLICGGALDVFPTLKTYITHAGGMAVFQLGRLSELNRAMAPDSRNQRPLMEYMQNFYFDLDVHAPGLRRGVAEVVGVDRLLYGTNFGGAYDHGDLTAGLGLSTDDRERIRSGNAIELLKLKVPAVVSS
- a CDS encoding tyrosine-protein phosphatase: MHALGVAPETIMADYLLSARRFHQLDTQRQTALGNAIEHMVGKPVNEVAIDAVLDARPEYLQAAYASIDAEYGRLDPYLARFTGLAPAGIQRLRDTLLTAWAAPPT
- a CDS encoding phosphotransferase family protein produces the protein MTERSLDLPAGRPYPQRNGRLPRQLQEVTAQWLTQLLQPRYPGVEVLALEPVQVRNGHTTKFRARLTLNDAGQRAGIAPHLCLKSNWSEGFESGDICELEARFYHLASSWPQAPLPKTYFTDWDADGGGRGIVVMEDLGLAAGQFGHSTDHLGVDGVAAGLESLATLHGATWGSAQLQQQAWLPVSMANPVDCDGLLRMYNYIQVNLSKPEYQRVLPSWMYDSPQLFSHAFDEMAAFEREQTSPGCLIHGDAHQGNSFLRPDGQRVWLDWQLARWGRPWRDVTYFMLGALTVAERQADAQRLLRVYREKLISLGAQGVLGQDAAWEQLCRLPVWGMQTWMSNMDDWGQTGLPMVERFFAAAEDWDTINLLTEGRTPRRTPILGKDARPLAPAYQPQLDA
- a CDS encoding SDR family oxidoreductase; protein product: MNIDLRGKRVIITGASRGIGLAIASAFALEGARVAICARSQDAVDAAAAKLRESAEQVLARVVDVTDTQGVQHFVSEVAEAWGGVDILVNNAGQGRGGSLETLTPEAILEHANVLQMGHFRFVQAVVPHMRKQQWGRIIEINALAGTVPTPDGIPSVINRASCIALSRSLGMSLAKDNILVNSLNMGWIDTGQWDRHYREMGPGVSREEFDAMVLKVVPIGRYGKPEDVAGMVLFLSSEYASFISAASIDIAGGMGGQIAYFPTLKRDFAQAVKARNAADQ
- a CDS encoding DMT family transporter — encoded protein: MNNLLFPVLATLIWAASTVVNRLSVGVIDPAAISFYRWLVALLVLSPVLLPRVWRLRRNIVPLLPKLGVLGLLGMALYQSLAYFAAHTVTATSMGLILATLPLLTMLLAFAILHTRPTPLMLVGAGVSFIGLAWLLSAGNLSSLWQQGVGRGELMMLLASLSYALYCVLVKRWRIPLPTWESLYVQIACGTLFLVPAFVLAPTVALTPANIPLVLFAGLFASALAPGLWMRGLDTLGAEKTAVLMNLVPLFTAVLAITLLGETLHLYHAVGGGLILVGIWLTQGK